The genomic DNA ATCAAGTCTTCCAGAAGGGTGCGCATTTCAGAGGGATTGAGGGAGGAATTTTCTCCAAAGATTTCCTGCAGTTCTGCAATGGACAAGCTTGAGATTCTGTTAGGATGCTGCATCAGCTGACGTAACTTGGTGTAGTTGCTGACGCTGATTCCTTCTTCGGAAAAAACCTTGTTGATGGCTCGTTCTGCCTGGACTTGGGCGGTGTCTGCACGACCAACAGCAATCATGCCTTTCAGTTCGATATCGCCCGGATAGAAAAGCCAGTTACCGTCGGCAAAGGCGGTAAGGGACTTCTGCATCGGCTCGCTGGTCAAGTCACTGTGGTTGTTTCCGCTGCGAAAGACGGGGTCCGCAATTTCGTCATTGGCATAGAGCATGCCGAGGGTGGCGTCAAATCTGCGGAGGGGAGCCCACTTAATCTGGCCGCCATAGACCATGCGCTGGGCCTGAGCTTCGCCATCGTCAATGTAATCGTTGTACAAGTACGGATGACGATCTCCCACCAGATACGGCTTGCGGTTTTCGCCACCGAATGCATTAAACTGCAACAGAGGCTGTTCCGCATTGTTCTTGGAAAGAGACAAGGTGTAGTCTACGCCAAACAACGGCATGGAGGACATATAGATGTCTCCACCAGTTTTTTGATGGTCGCCCACAATGACCTGGTTCTTGTCGTCCTTATAGCTCAAGGTTACAGGGTTGGGGGAAAAGTGATTCCAGGAATCCGCCGTCATGTCGGTGTTGAATTCGATGGTCTTGCCTTCGGGCGAGGTCATGAGCATATAGACGCTTGCCTCACCGCCAAAGCCTGGAACCTGGAAGGTGTTCTTATAATGCTTCTTGTAGAAGATGGTGTCTTCGCCCACCACGTCCGGAGTCTCTTTGTGGTTCTTGCGAGTCTGTACGTAGTGGTAGTTTCCACCAAGCATTACATTACCGATGATAGACCATTCCTTAGAGGTGGTGTCGGCAACATTTTCGGCTTTTTCCTTAGCGGCTACCAAATCCTTGATTTCCTCTTTGCCCATTGCCTTTCGGCTTTGAACGCCGGGGATTTCCGGATCCGGAGGAAGCATGGAAATCACAGCATCTACGTTGGGGTCAAAGTCCTTGACGTTTCCGGAAATACTTGCCAGAACGGACTTTTCGAGAACTTCCCTGGATGCAGAACCGAGCTTGTTCTTGGTTACGGTCGTGTTGGTGAAGGTCAGGTAGGTGTTGCCCTTGTCCACCACGCCTACCTGGTTTTCTTCCATGGTGACGGTAACGACGTCGGTCTGTGCCAATTCGGAATTCAGCAATGCCACCTTGTTGTTGATGAACTTGGTTCGCTGAACGCTGGAAATGGAGTGGTTTGCCAGATGGAGGGCTGCGCCTTCGTTATCGAAGAAGTAGCTGTCGCTTAGGTCTAGCTTGGAGTTTCTTGCGAAAAGGCCGCGGCTTGTGGTCTTCTCGATGGTGGAAGACTGTATGGTCAGTCGGCTGTTTTCAAGAATGATGCCGTTTTCTGCGCCAGAGATGGTGGCGAAGTGAATTTCGGACTTCATGTCGCCGGACAGGTAGATTCCCTTCCAGTCTCCATTTTTCGGGACGGAAGCGGCAGACTTGAAGATCACATTCTGGTTGCGATTGCCTGCTACAATGAGCTGGCCCTGAACATCAATAGCGGTATTGGGGGCGAACTGCAGGACAACGCCGGGTTCAATCACCAAGACTGCATGAGGTTCCACGAAAAGGTTTTCCTGTACCAGGTAGGGGGATTTATCCGCCTTTAAGAAACCGTGGAGCTTACCGCCGATCTTGGTTCCCTTCTGCAAAATCACGGGAACTTCTTCGTCTGGAATAAATACGCTAGGATTGTTTTGAACGATAGGGGCGGGTTCCGCTGCGGGTGCTGCAGGTTCTGCAACAGGTGCCGGTTCTGCTACCGGAGCGGCTGGTTCTGCGACTGGTGCCGGGTTTGCAACAGGTGCGGGCACAGCAACTTTTGTTGTATCAACGGCCGGAGCTTCTGCAACGGGAGCAGGTGCTTCGGCAGGCTCAGCAACCTTGGTAGTATCCTGTGCCAATGCCATGGCGGTGGTCACGGCAACTGCGGTCATCACGAAAGGTATCTTCATTACTTTACCTCGCTAGACTTGGAATTGGTGCTAAGGTCATACGTCTTGGTTGCCTTGATAATGGCGCCATTCTTCATCTTGACTTCGACGTTAATCGTTGTGACGGATCCCCAGGGTAATTCTACCTGGTAATCAACGCTGTGGGACTGAAGGCTAGAACCTTTGATGATTTCTGTCTTCTTGTCCTTCTGGGAAATGGAAATTTCCTTGATGTATACAGGATTGTTCTGGGTCATGCCGTTAATGGTGAAATGCATGGTTCTGTAAAGCAACTTGCTAGCTCCCTTGGGCGGAGGCGGCACACGATGCTTTTCGTAGTTGGATCCCTGGAACTGGATGCTGAACTTGTCCTTCTTGGGATAGCAGCCCAACTTGCGGGAAATGCTGTTCTTACGTCCTGCCAGGTCCTGGACCAGGAAGGAGTAATCGTACAGTCCGCTGGAAAGATCCATGGATGTCTGGCCATCGTTCTGGAAGGAAACGTCCATCAGGGGAGAACCTTCCTGGCTGGGGGTAAGCAGCACGATATCGCCCTTAGTCCCGCTGATATATAGTTCTACCTGGCACTTAACAGAGTCTGAACTCAAGAAAGTAACAGTGGGGGCTGTAAGGTTTACGTCGGGGCAGCTCTTGTTCACGCTAAGTTCGGCTGTTGCGACTTCCTTGCCTAAGGAGTTGGATTCGTATTCCACCTTAATCTGACTCTCGTTCCAATTACCTGCCACGTCACTTACGGGGGTAGAATAGCTGAACTTGCCATTGGGGAACAGCAGAAGCAGATTGTCAGAAACATATTTGTTTCCGATTTTCACGCGGAGAGATGCAGAAGGATCGCTGGGGTCGAAAACGCCTTCCACGGTAGCGGTACCCCTATCGCAAACGTCAATGACGGCGGGGGAGGTCAGTGCCAGCGGGACGTGGACGGGAGTGGTGTCCTGCTTGACGGTGTCTGCTGCGGGGCTCTTGTAGAAGGTCTTGATGAGGCCGCAATCGGTGCTTATCTTGCCCAGGGAACAAGTGATGGGGAATTTCTTGTCCCCTTCGGAGTCGGATGCCCAACCGGTAGTTACGGAAATTTCATCGCCGGTAGATGCAATGGTCTGGCCTGCTATAGTCACATTTAAGCCCTGCTTACAAATGGCCTTCAAGGTGACTGTGGTAGTGGTAATGGTGTCGGGGAGGTTGCTGGTATTGCACTGGAGGGAATCCTTGAGGCTGTTCAGCAGTTCCACGTACTGGCTGTCCATCTGCTTTGCCTTCTGGATAATGGAGTCCAGGACTACGGTGGAGTCCTCGAAGAGCTTTTCGACTTCTTTCAGGAATTCCATTTCACCGGAAGCGGCCAAGTTGATCACCTGGTAGATTCCGTCAGCATCAGGCAGGAGGGTCTGTCCACCTGTAATGGAATAGCTCTGATTGCCGAAAATCAGGTCAAGCGCACCTTCGAGAAGGGAGGCGTAGGCCATGCCATTGGGCAATGTGCCGAACACACCCTGGGTACCGCGGATTGCTGCTGTGGCGGTACCGGTCGTGAACTTGATGGAACTTTTTGCATTTGCCTGTTTCTGGACGCTGAATTTCATGCGGCCTTTCTTGATTTCGGCAGCGAACTTGTTGACGCCGTCCTCCGAGAGTAGTTCGGGGATTTCCACCATGGAATTTTCATCGATGGTTACGGAACTTCCGTCGGGAAGGGCTATGATGACCTGTTCTTCCAGAATCGTGCGGATTTTGTCGTTCTGGTTAACTTTTTTACCGGACTGGCGGATAGACTTCCAGTCACTCTTGCCGGCTTTCATGATCTGGGGGTCGCCCAGGGTAAAGGTAATCTTGCCGGAACCAGACTTGGCGGCAGAAGAAAAGCATACTAGGACCGCTGTAAGCAGTGTTACGGCCTTAAAATACTTCGAAAACGTCATATTGCCTCACGAGATGAATGCAAACTGGGTCAAATATATGTATTTTTCTTTACAAGTCCGAGGTATGTATAATCTCGGAAGGTAAGAAAAACGCTACTTTTTTCAAAGCAAATTGAAAGAAGTTCGTTTTATAACCCAAAGGATAAATATGGAAGTTGAAGAATTGACCGTTGCCTTTAGCGACGAAGACTCCGGCGAAGAAGTCATCAAGGAACTGGGTAAGGAAATCCTTTCCAAGGGTGCATGGCCCACCGTCATGTTCCATTACCAGGAGAAGGATCCCAAGACCGGTGATTTCGGTGAACCGAAGGTTTCCCTCCGCCGTTACCGCAAGATGAATGGCAACTTCAAGGCTCAGGGCAAGTTCAAGATTACTGGAAAGGCTCAGGCCGAAGCAATCATCGAAGTTCTCAAGAAGTGGTACAACATCTAATGGACCCTGCTAGTAAAAAGACAACTAAGACTCAGAAGGCTGCAAAGCCAGTAAAGAAGGCTGTCAAGAAGGCGGCCCCCGAATATAATATCGATTTCCTCCTGGAGGGGGATATCGATGTTTTTCCGTACAAGGACAAGTTCGAAACCATGGCTCGCAAGCTCCTTGCCGAAGAAGGCAAGGAGAAGGACGTGAACATCGTTCTCTGCTCTGATGAATTTGTTCGTGAAATGAACAAGAACTACCGCGGTCTGGACAAGGTGACCGACGTGCTTTCCTTTGAATGGCATGCCGAGTTCCCCGGTGAACCTGAAATGCTGGGCGAAATCTACATCGCCAAGGAACAGGTGAAGCGCCAGGCTCCCGAATACGGCAATACGTTCTATGCCGAAATGAAGCGCGTCATTGTTCATGGCCTGCTCCATCTGTCTGGCTACGACCATATTAAGGCTGCAGACCGCAAGGTCATGCGCGCCCGCGAATGCGAATTCCTGGGTCTCGATCCCTATAAGGAGAAAGACTAATGGAAAACGCTGATAGTTGGGCGATAGCTTTTCTCGCACTCTTTTTAATTGTTTCTTTCTCCTTCTCCCTGGTGAAGGCTTCCTTCAGCGCTATTTATGCAAAGCGTGACGCCAAGGACCGTGAAGGTCGTGAAGAAAAAGTGGCTGCCCTGGTAGAATTGGGTGGCTTTAATGAAACCATTTCCATTGGTCGCATCTTCTGCAATGTGGGTAGCGGCGTTCTTGGTTTCTACCTGTTTGAAATGATTCCCTGGGACTGGGTTCAGCAATACTGGATCCTGGCTTTTGTTGCCTATATCATTGTGGCTTGCATGATTATCTACACGTTCACCGTGTTCTTTGCAAACCTGCTGGGCAACCTGAAGCCGGATACCTTGGCGGTGGTCCTGATTCCGCTGTATCGCTATATCCGCCTGCCCTTTATTATTCCCGCAAAGATTTGCCACGCCCTGTTTGTGAAATCCCTGAAGGGCATGGGTTACGATTCCAAGCTGAGTTTCCTTCCGGAAGAACGTCGCGACGCCGTGCAGGCGGACCTGTCTGACGATAACGGCGAAGATGGCGAAGGTCTGGAAAAAGAAGAACGTCAGATGATTCTGAACATCTTCGACTTTGTGGAAACGCCTGTTCGTGAAATCATGACTCCCCGCGTGGACATGTGTGCCATTGACGTGGAAACTCCCCTGGATGACCTGGTGAAGGTGCTGAACAGTGAACGTCATTCCCGTTTGCCGGTCTATAAGGAAACGGTGGATAACATTGTGGGTATTCTTTCGAACCGTGATTTCCTCCAGTGGTATACCGAGCGTCATGAAAATGAAGCCTTTGATATTATGAAGCTGGTCATGCCGCCAGTATTTGTGCCGTACCACAAGAAGATTGATGATATGCTGACGGAACTCCGCAAGACGGGCAATCAGTTGGCAATCGTGGTGGACGAATATGGTGGAACCGCAGGTCTTGTGACTCTGGAAGATATTCTGGAAGAAATCGTTGGTGAAATTCGCGACGAAGACGACGTGGATGAAGACGAAGATGTCCAGAAGCTGAAGGATGGCCGCTACATTCTGGATCCGCTGATGACTCTGTCGGACTTGGAATACGAACTGGGTGTGGAACTGGAAGCTCCGGAAAATTCCCATGTGGAAACCCTCTCCGGCTTGATTCAGGCTACCTTGGGAATTATTCCGTCACCGGGTGCTGAAGTCACCATCAAGGGGTATACCTTTAGAGTCCTCAAGATGGACGGAACCCGTATGGAAAAGGTTCTGATGATTCAGCCGGGCAAGGCAAAGCCTAAGGGCGCTCCCCGCACACAGGCCTTCAAGGTCGTGTAAATAAGTACGTCTATCGCAGGAGTCGGCTCCGGGCTGGACATTGGTCTCTCCCTCCGCTCCTTCGCTTCGCTCAGTCACCCGGCTTCGCCGGACTCAGTCGTTGCCTGTACACCACCTTGCGCTAATCCGTAGGGTGGTTTTCTTTTTTACACGTTGTCTTGCTGCTATTTCAAGAAGATATAGCCGGAGAAGTTTAGGTTGTTTTCGCCGGTGGTGTCGGGGTAGATGGCGACACGCATCTGGTTTAACAGCAGGGTGGCGT from Fibrobacter sp. UWEL includes the following:
- a CDS encoding right-handed parallel beta-helix repeat-containing protein; translated protein: MKIPFVMTAVAVTTAMALAQDTTKVAEPAEAPAPVAEAPAVDTTKVAVPAPVANPAPVAEPAAPVAEPAPVAEPAAPAAEPAPIVQNNPSVFIPDEEVPVILQKGTKIGGKLHGFLKADKSPYLVQENLFVEPHAVLVIEPGVVLQFAPNTAIDVQGQLIVAGNRNQNVIFKSAASVPKNGDWKGIYLSGDMKSEIHFATISGAENGIILENSRLTIQSSTIEKTTSRGLFARNSKLDLSDSYFFDNEGAALHLANHSISSVQRTKFINNKVALLNSELAQTDVVTVTMEENQVGVVDKGNTYLTFTNTTVTKNKLGSASREVLEKSVLASISGNVKDFDPNVDAVISMLPPDPEIPGVQSRKAMGKEEIKDLVAAKEKAENVADTTSKEWSIIGNVMLGGNYHYVQTRKNHKETPDVVGEDTIFYKKHYKNTFQVPGFGGEASVYMLMTSPEGKTIEFNTDMTADSWNHFSPNPVTLSYKDDKNQVIVGDHQKTGGDIYMSSMPLFGVDYTLSLSKNNAEQPLLQFNAFGGENRKPYLVGDRHPYLYNDYIDDGEAQAQRMVYGGQIKWAPLRRFDATLGMLYANDEIADPVFRSGNNHSDLTSEPMQKSLTAFADGNWLFYPGDIELKGMIAVGRADTAQVQAERAINKVFSEEGISVSNYTKLRQLMQHPNRISSLSIAELQEIFGENSSLNPSEMRTLLEDLINKAKKAQAAKEDDVDDSRVAGLNWGSQNFAIGATLYWKIYKTQISGHIKYVGEDFYSVGSPDQLSDTREFGGELEQIITNFWTLNFSYDLNVENAGNGSKTNLFGLGEGTRWGFFQDASDEWLDEHELDNDRTKYIQKFNLENSFKIAQLVDLKVGYNLEYRSQNRPTQLHGSYILEDGIYKDKWFKPRKNKETTTIDDDGEEYEVDAERWAQYTSTFSEEYLASGLVEKSLKHVFSLNASMNAYKSVFKAGGRWTVRSDISEFEKDSLASKFNFANTTWEKLGYYYGGADYFDQAYPISVTTTLSMLQNRFAVTPRFKSYTRDNMSEAEVVIEDEFEMPFLSRFLVLSADAQFRYLTTSWDDQDDEVEETEMDVVGNLSLRVNHTKSFYSEWYTGAGLYYRPDNRSDEYKDIFGGVRLNYVF
- a CDS encoding FecR domain-containing protein, whose translation is MTFSKYFKAVTLLTAVLVCFSSAAKSGSGKITFTLGDPQIMKAGKSDWKSIRQSGKKVNQNDKIRTILEEQVIIALPDGSSVTIDENSMVEIPELLSEDGVNKFAAEIKKGRMKFSVQKQANAKSSIKFTTGTATAAIRGTQGVFGTLPNGMAYASLLEGALDLIFGNQSYSITGGQTLLPDADGIYQVINLAASGEMEFLKEVEKLFEDSTVVLDSIIQKAKQMDSQYVELLNSLKDSLQCNTSNLPDTITTTTVTLKAICKQGLNVTIAGQTIASTGDEISVTTGWASDSEGDKKFPITCSLGKISTDCGLIKTFYKSPAADTVKQDTTPVHVPLALTSPAVIDVCDRGTATVEGVFDPSDPSASLRVKIGNKYVSDNLLLLFPNGKFSYSTPVSDVAGNWNESQIKVEYESNSLGKEVATAELSVNKSCPDVNLTAPTVTFLSSDSVKCQVELYISGTKGDIVLLTPSQEGSPLMDVSFQNDGQTSMDLSSGLYDYSFLVQDLAGRKNSISRKLGCYPKKDKFSIQFQGSNYEKHRVPPPPKGASKLLYRTMHFTINGMTQNNPVYIKEISISQKDKKTEIIKGSSLQSHSVDYQVELPWGSVTTINVEVKMKNGAIIKATKTYDLSTNSKSSEVK
- the ybeY gene encoding rRNA maturation RNase YbeY, which gives rise to MDPASKKTTKTQKAAKPVKKAVKKAAPEYNIDFLLEGDIDVFPYKDKFETMARKLLAEEGKEKDVNIVLCSDEFVREMNKNYRGLDKVTDVLSFEWHAEFPGEPEMLGEIYIAKEQVKRQAPEYGNTFYAEMKRVIVHGLLHLSGYDHIKAADRKVMRARECEFLGLDPYKEKD
- a CDS encoding hemolysin family protein codes for the protein MENADSWAIAFLALFLIVSFSFSLVKASFSAIYAKRDAKDREGREEKVAALVELGGFNETISIGRIFCNVGSGVLGFYLFEMIPWDWVQQYWILAFVAYIIVACMIIYTFTVFFANLLGNLKPDTLAVVLIPLYRYIRLPFIIPAKICHALFVKSLKGMGYDSKLSFLPEERRDAVQADLSDDNGEDGEGLEKEERQMILNIFDFVETPVREIMTPRVDMCAIDVETPLDDLVKVLNSERHSRLPVYKETVDNIVGILSNRDFLQWYTERHENEAFDIMKLVMPPVFVPYHKKIDDMLTELRKTGNQLAIVVDEYGGTAGLVTLEDILEEIVGEIRDEDDVDEDEDVQKLKDGRYILDPLMTLSDLEYELGVELEAPENSHVETLSGLIQATLGIIPSPGAEVTIKGYTFRVLKMDGTRMEKVLMIQPGKAKPKGAPRTQAFKVV